The genomic region GTTTATCCCGACCAGAAAAGTTCAGGCTGTCTTTATCATAGTAAGGAGACAGCAATGAAACTAGACCACGGTTACCTCAACGCACTTTGTGTTCTTTACCAACAGGAAACACATCCGTACAGACTGTCTGGTCTTGTTTACCTCTCGCCAGCACAACGCAAAGCTATTCTTAAATCACTGCTTCAGCCATTTGAAGATTAAAACAGCGGTAACCTGCTGGTTTGATTTCACGCTCCCTGCCAAGCTATTCTAGCCCGGCGGCCTCAACTCACAGCCGCTTCTTTACCGGAACAGCATTAATTACAGGGAGCAAAAAACAGATGTATCAGTACACTCTTAGCTGGTTCAACACTTTTGAACTGCCCCATGCACAGCTGATTACCCTACTCACTCTTCTTGCAATCATTTTATGCATTTCGCTGATTGTCCACGGTTTATTGCATCGCGCCGCACTTCCCTTGCTGCGAAAATATGCCGCTAAATCTTCGCGGCACTGGCCACAGATTATTTTCGACAGCAAGCTTTTCTGCCGCTTTGCGCTACTGATGCAAGGCATACTTTTACAAATTCAGCTTGAAGTATTTCTACACGGGCACGAACCCGTTTTCAGCGTGCTGATGGTGGCAAGTCAGGTCTGGATGATGGTTTTCGGGCTGCTGCTGTTTTTCTCACTATCAGATCTGGTTATCAACTTTTCAGAAAGTAGCATGATAGCCCGCCAATTACCGCTGCGCGGCATTTTTCAGGGACTCAAACTGCTCGCCGCGTTGCTGATCGCATTGATGATAATTTCTGTACTGATCGGCAAGTCACCGCTGGTGTTACTGACCGGGCTGGGTGCGATGACCGCCGTGCTGATGCTGGTGTTCAAAGACCCGATACTCGGTTTGGTGGCCGGTATACAACTATCGGCTAACAGCATGCTAAAGCTGGGAGACTGGCTGGAAATGCCCAAATACGGTGCAGATGGCTCAGTGGTGGATATCGGCCTGACCACGGTAAAAGTTCGTAACTGGGATAACACCATTACTACCATTCCTACCTGGGCATTGATTTCAGATTCATTTAAAAACTGGCAGCCAATGTCCGTATCGGGTGGCCGTCGCATTAAGCGCAGTATCAATATTGATACCACCAGCATCGCTTTTCTTGATGAAAAAGACATCACCGCCCTGCAACGTGCACAGCTTTTGACGCCGTATCTGGCCGGAAAACAGGAAGAAGTGTCAGCCTGGAATGCCGGATTAAACTGTGATTTAAGTACGCCGCTAAACGGTCGAAGGATGACCAATATCGGTACCTTCCGCGCCTGGCTGGAGGTCTGGTTGAAAGCACATCCTGGTACACATAAAGGAATGACGCTGATGGTTCGCCAGATGGCCCCCAGCGCAGAAGGTCTACCGATTGAGATTTATGTTTTCACCAATACAACCGTGTGGCTGGAGTATGAAAGAATTCAGTGTGATATTTTTGATCATATATACGCGATCCTGCCTGAGTTTGGACTGAGGGTCCACCAGACGCCCACAGGCAACGATCTGCGTAACATGCGGATTGTGCCAGGATTCTAGCAGGGAGCACAGCGGACGCCTTCGTCCGCTGTACAGATATCAGGTACTAACTGCACTGAACAAGGGTTCGGCAATGCCTGCCACTTCCACGCGCACGGCAAAAACATCGCCGGACTGCGGAAAGGCTTCCAACTCCTGAGGGGTTCGTGTAAGTATCCCAGCTCTGGTTCCCGCACTTTTTGAGACGTCCGGGTTTCCAGCCATCAGCCGATATTCTTTCGGCATAAGGTTATTCAGGGAGCCATGAGGCCGTTCGCTGTTGTATTCCGTCAGCCAGCGCTCCGGGATTTCCCATGCTTCCTTCAGCGTTCTGAACAGGTAAAAATCCAGTATTTCTGTCCGGTACGTTCGGTTAAACCGTTCGATAAAGCCGTTCTGTGTTGGCTTACAGATTTCAGAACGGCGATGCGCTGGTGCTCAGTGAATCGGGCTTTACGCATGGCGATCTCCTCAGAGGAGATAATCAGTATGTCGGAAGATCTCTAAAAGTGAATGGGCCGTTTTGAGGGGATACTTACACATCCGGCTGTGCGTCCTCCCGACTGCCCGGCGACGGGCCATGAAGTTCGTGGTTTTACTGGCATCTCATTCCTCTTTACGGGGCGGGATATAAGGCTCGTCACGACGGCCCAGCTGGTCTGTTTTGCCCGGGTGCTTCGTCGCCTTTGTCCGGGCAGAGTACGGTTTTTTGCCCCGGGCGCCCCGTCTGAAGAGCACCGGGTGTGTCCGCCACCAGTTTGATGTCATGCCTGTCTGCTGCTGCGACGACCCGTGGCAGAGGAAGACCCCCGGCATCTGTCATCAGTGCGCTTTACGCCCTGTTTCCCTCTGCCCGTGGGGTTGCGTCCTGTTTTTTTGTCCCGGGCAGCGGTGATGTTGTCATACCGTCATCCATGAGCAGTCCGTGCCGTCCGGGTGCTCACAGGCCAGTGATCCGTTCTGCCAGAAACGCCCGAAGACACCTGCGCCTCTCCGTTCCTTGAAGCGCCAGGGCGCAGAAGTTGATGAACCTATCCTTGTGGCATTGAGTGCATTCCACTGACAGGCTGTGCTGGGGACGAAGAAAATGGCGTTCATTGCGGCCCGATTATCAACACGTTTTCGGCGTGCACCCGGAGGATGGCGGGTTTTGTGTTCCGGGGTAAGCGGAGCGATTTTGTCCCGGAGTTCATCGCTAATCTGCCCTTTACTGTCTGTCATACTTTGCCCTCAGATATGACCGGGATGCATTATACGATGACGCCTTTTGGGACAGCGTCTAAGTATTACCCAGCCGCTTTATTGGTAAAAAATGCAGTGCTGCCATGCATTTTAAATATCCGTATCTCAGTTCGCTAACAAAGCTGCCGCTATTGTGCAATGTAGCAGGTCAGACAGGTATTCAGATTTAATCGGTCAGGGTACTGAAAATCAGAAGGCACTATTATTATCCTGGTGCTTTTTTGCAGGTTAGTATTGCCGACTGAAATATATCTTGTACCCCTCTTCGGATTGCTGTTATTCCGCATGCTGTTGGTTTTTGCCAGCACCGATGAAAATGTCGCCTTATAGTGATGCCACGCGGTTACAAAACAGATTTCCTCAACGGATTGTTTCATTACATTTATAAAACCGCTCATATTTAAGTGAGTGCAGCTTTTTTATCTGAATAATAAAGTGGTACGCGGATTTAGCCGGGCACAGTAACAGACGTGCGGGTGGTATCCTGTGTGTTCCCTTGCGTAAATTAATTTGTACGTATTGATTGTTTTGGATAAAGTATCAATATGATCGATTAAGTCCGGTGTAATTTTAAACGACATTATTTCAGGTAGAAAAAAAGAGCTAACGTTTTTCATCAAAAAAGTTAATCAGATTATTACGGGTAAATAAATGCACGAGAAGGGCCGGTACAGGGCAGGAGTACAGTACCTTTTCTCTTATCAGATATCTTTCCGGATATGCTTACATTTCTGAAAGAGATTATTTGGTGAGCATTGTCACAATAATGTCCCGATTATGTGAGATTTATTCATCTGAACTTTTGCGTAATAAAAATAATGTCGGGCTTGTGGACAAAATTATCAATCTCTTCGCGTGTGGGACGCAATGTTTGTCCGATTAATCTGATTGTGTCAGTTCCACCCCCCTGACATGATGCGTGTAGTTCATAATCGCATATTAATGCTGTCAATAGCGCTCAGGTTAATATATTGATGTGCGATTATGCTGATTTTTATGATAACGTTCTGTAGATGTTCGCCTGTTACGCTATATTTATTCTTCCATATTAATCAGGGATTCACGTTATCAATGCGTTACTGGATAAATTGCTTTCTGACGTTATTTTTTTTTACTGCTTCATTGCAGGCACAGCCATTGCAAAAAAAATTCTCGGACTGGCAAATAACCTGTAATAACCTTAATTATTGTGTGGCACGTAGTTTTCCCGGAGATAATGGTCTGGTAATGACAATCAGTCGCCATGCGAGTAGTAATGACAGTGCGTTGTTAAGAATTGATTATGGTAACA from Erwinia tracheiphila harbors:
- a CDS encoding mechanosensitive ion channel family protein codes for the protein MYQYTLSWFNTFELPHAQLITLLTLLAIILCISLIVHGLLHRAALPLLRKYAAKSSRHWPQIIFDSKLFCRFALLMQGILLQIQLEVFLHGHEPVFSVLMVASQVWMMVFGLLLFFSLSDLVINFSESSMIARQLPLRGIFQGLKLLAALLIALMIISVLIGKSPLVLLTGLGAMTAVLMLVFKDPILGLVAGIQLSANSMLKLGDWLEMPKYGADGSVVDIGLTTVKVRNWDNTITTIPTWALISDSFKNWQPMSVSGGRRIKRSINIDTTSIAFLDEKDITALQRAQLLTPYLAGKQEEVSAWNAGLNCDLSTPLNGRRMTNIGTFRAWLEVWLKAHPGTHKGMTLMVRQMAPSAEGLPIEIYVFTNTTVWLEYERIQCDIFDHIYAILPEFGLRVHQTPTGNDLRNMRIVPGF